One genomic segment of Bombus vancouverensis nearcticus chromosome 11, iyBomVanc1_principal, whole genome shotgun sequence includes these proteins:
- the LOC117162046 gene encoding odorant receptor 46a-like, with protein sequence MVMLTVACMILFSFLTDFGDRKLAYKAWLPFNYSVSNCYYIAYAHQIIALIGTALLNVACDVLVCGLLVHVCGQQEILKHRVMELKKEPRPDIGKIVRFHDYLYGYVSIIQQKFQEIIGVQLLSSTFVVCFILYELSNAPVNSKYLQFVLYLTCMMTQVFFYCWYGNQLKLKSVEVANAIFEADWISFDNSSKKSLINVMRRATKPIELTCAYIFTMDLKTFVDILKMSYSTYNLLMYSILSNRKNIIVITDMLESTPFQPETKEEIEIREKCERRARSNAFYYALLVESSVVVMSVLTLLGALYKGEHHKLAFRMWLPWNHTSTATYSFIYSQQILIHAFNGLLHVACDSLIWTLLMFICNQIEIFGYRLKKIEQGTNDCKLCIRYHNLIYRFATMINEEFKLMIFVQFAVSTLTICMNLYILTGTNISLEMIVKIIMFSSCMLTQIYILCWYGNEVELKSLEISNMIFEIDWLALKETTKRDLLMIMMRARSPIQMTSVYVVTMNLKSFVILLKTSYSAYNLLQGM encoded by the exons ATGGTGATGCTTACGGTTGCCTGTATGATATTATTTTCGTTCCTCACTGACTTCGGCGACCGGAAGCTCGCGTACAAAGCCTGGCTGCCTTTCAACTATTCTGTGTCCAATTGCTATTACATCGCGTACGCTCATCAGATCATCGCACTGATTGGCACGGCGCTTCTAAACGTGGCCTGTGATGTGCTGGTTTGCGGGTTGCTCGTTCACGTCTGCGGCCAGCAAGAAATCCTGAAGCATAGAGTAATGGAACTGAAGAAAGAACCGAGACCTGACATTGGAAAAATCGTGCGTTTTCACGATTATTTATACGG ATACGTTTCGATAATACAGCAGAAGTTTCAAGAAATAATAGGTGTTCAACTTCTATCGAGCACCTTTGTGGTGTGTTTTATCCTGTACGAATTGTCGAACGCGCCAGTGAACTCCAAATATTTGCAATTCGTCTTATACCTGACCTGCATGATGACACAGGTCTTCTTCTACTGTTGGTATGGAAATCAGCTCAAATTAAAG AGTGTCGAGGTTGCGAATGCAATCTTTGAGGCGGATTGGATATCGTTTGATAATAGCAGCAAGAAGAGTTTGATAAACGTAATGAGAAGAGCCACGAAACCGATCGAATTGACCTGTGCCTACATATTTACGATGGACTTGAAAACTTTCGTGGAC ATACTGAAAATGTCGTACTCGACGTACAATTTGCTC ATGTACAGTATATTGTCCAATCGTAAGAATATCATCGTCATAACGGATATGCTAGAGAGCACACCTTTTCAACCAGAGACGAAGGAGGAGATCGAGATTCGAGAAAAGTGTGAAAGACGAGCCAG ATCGAACGCGTTTTATTACGCACTTCTAGTTGAATCGTCAGTGGTGGTAATGTCGGTGTTAACATTGCTCGGTGCATTGTACAAAGGCGAACATCACAAGCTAGCGTTTCGAATGTGGTTACCTTGGAACCATACTTCGACAGCCACCTATAGCTTCATCTACAGTCAACAAATTTTAATTCACGCCTTCAATGGTCTGCTGCACGTTGCCTGCGACAGCCTCATATGGACGTTGTTGATGTTCATCTGCAATCAGATCGAAATCTTCGGATATCGCTTGAAAAAGATCGAACAAGGCACGAATGATTGCAAACTGTGCATTCGTTATCATAATCTCATCTATCG ATTCGCCACCATGATAAACGAAGAGTTTAAACTGATGATTTTCGTTCAGTTCGCAGTGAGCACGCTGACGATATGCATGAATCTTTACATCTTAACGGGAACGAACATCTCGCTCGAGATGATTGTGAAAATAATTATGTTCAGCAGCTGTATGTTAACACAGATATACATTCTATGTTGGTACGGGAATGAAGTTGAACTGAAG AGCCTGGAAATTTCCAATATGATTTTTGAAATCGACTGGCTAGCGCTCAAGGAAACCACTAAACGGGACTTGTTAATGATCATGATGCGTGCGAGATCTCCCATACAAATGACTAGTGTTTACGTGGTGACGATGAATCTCAAGTCGTTCGTGATC
- the l(2)37Cb gene encoding DEAH-box helicase 16 lethal (2) 37Cb: protein MSKYRKKESSSEDSDSEEERRKKDIKERDEFANRLKAKDESKIRKVAMPAGSGAAEAAKRLKIMETDMREKLVPKLRVESRRKYLEKRKEDKVAELEADIIDDEYLFEEEILTERERKEREHKKQLLQLAKEHEKARELERLQRYYMPLEKGKVAPELEVPDNEPPQSEQSKWESDQMSSAVFRFGAKDRKAQQDYDLLLEDEVEFVQALRMPGSEKNRKREDSPPPQVKALQTIQETKRSLPIYPFRNDLIQAIKDHQVLIIEGETGSGKTTQIPQYLYEAGFAENNKIIGCTQPRRVAAMSVAARVAHEMAVKLGNEVGYAIRFEDCTSHRTRIKYMTDGTLHREFLSEPDLASYSVMIIDEAHERTLHTDILFGLVKDITRFRTDLKLLISSATLDATKFSEFFDDAPIFRIPGRRFPVDIYYTKAPEADYIDACVVSILQIHATQPPGDVLVFLTGQDEIETCQEMLQERVRRLGSKLGELLILPVYANLPSDMQAKIFQPTPLGARKVVLATNIAETSLTIDNIVYVIDPGFAKQNNFNSRTGMESLMVVPISKASANQRAGRAGRVAPGKCFRLYTAWAYQHELEDNTVPEIQRINLGNAVLTLKALGINDLVHFDFLDPPPHETLVLALEQLYALGALNHRGELTKLGRRMAEFPLDPMMAKMLLASEQYRCSEEVATIAAMLSVNGAIFYRPKDKIIHADTARKNFHVPGGDHLTLLNVYNQWQQSDFSTHWCYENFIQHRSMKRARDVREQLVGLMQRVEMELVSGITETLNIRKAITAGYFYHVARLSKGGHYKTAKHNQTVSIHPNSSLFQELPRWLLYHELVFTTKEFMRQVTEIESKWLLEVAPHYYKPKELEDSTNKKMPKVAGRSHPDGTY, encoded by the exons ATGAGCAAATACAGAAAAAAGGAATCCTCGAGTGAGGACAGTGATAGTGAGGAGGAAAGACGTAAGAAAGATATTAAAGAAAGAGACGAGTTTGCTAATCGACTGAAAGCAAAGGATGAAAGTAAAATACGAAAGGTGGCTATGCCAGCTGGTTCAGGTGCAG CTGAGGCTGCCAAGAGACTCAAAATTATGGAAACAGACATGCGAGAGAAATTGGTACCCAAACTGCGTGTTGAGTCTCGTAGGAAATACTTGGAGAAACGTAAAGAGGATAAGGTGGCTGAATTGGAAGCTGATATAATTGACGATGAATATCTGTTTGAGGAGGAAAT ATTAACAGAACGGGAAAGGAAAGAGCGGGAGCATAAAAAGCAGTTGCTTCAGTTAGCCAAAGAACATGAGAAAGCCAGAGAACTTGAAAGGTTGCAACGTTACTATATGCCTTTGGAAAAGGGAAAAGTGGCACCAGAATTGGAAGTTCCCGATAACGAACCGCCACAATCCGAGCAAAGCAAATGGGAATCTGATCAGATGTCTTCTGCTGTCTTTCGATTTGGCGCAAAAGACAGAAAAG cACAACAGGACTACGATCTTCTGCTGGAAGATGAAGTGGAGTTCGTTCAAGCGTTACGTATGCCTGGCAGTGAGAAGAACAGGAAACGCGAGGATAGTCCTCCTCCGCAAGTAAAGGCGTTACAGACTATACAGGAGACAAAAAGGAGTTTACCGATCTATCCCTTTAGAAATGATCTCATTCAGGCTATCAAAGACCATCAA GTGCTGATAATCGAAGGAGAAACGGGTTCAGGGAAAACTACGCAAATTCCTCAATATCTATACGAAGCTGGATTCGcggagaataataaaattattggcTGTACGCAGCCAAGAAGGGTAGCTGCCATGTCTGTTGCTGCGAGAGTTGCTCACGAAATGGCTGTTAAATTGGGAAATGAAGTGGgttacgcgattcgtttcgAGGATTGCACCTCTCATCGTACTCGTATCAAATATATGACCGATGGTACCCTGCACCGTGAATTTCTCAGCGAACCAGATTTGGCTTCTTACAG TGTTATGATCATCGACGAAGCACACGAACGTACCTTGCACACGGATATCTTGTTTGGTTTAGTAAAGGATATAACAAGGTTTCGAACAGATCTAAAACTCCTAATTTCGTCCGCTACGTTAGACGCTACGAAATTTAGTGAATTCTTCGACGATGCACCGATATTTCGGATACCTGGTCGCCGGTTTCCCGTTGATATTTATTATACCAAAGCACCAGAAGCGGATTACATCGACGCCTGCGTAGTCTCCATTCTTCAAATACACGCCACTCAGCCACCTGGCGATGTACTGGTGTTCCTAACAG GTCAAGACGAGATAGAAACATGTCAGGAAATGTTGCAAGAAAGAGTAAGGCGACTAGGTTCGAAATTAGGAGAACTGTTAATCCTACCCGTATATGCTAATCTTCCAAGCGACATGcaagcaaaaatatttcaaccCACTCCGCTTGGAGCGAGAAaa GTTGTTCTTGCTACGAACATAGCAGAGACATCATTAACGATAGACAACATAGTGTACGTGATAGACCCTGGATTCGCGAAACAGAACAATTTTAATTCCCGAACAGGCATGGAAAGTTTAATGGTCGTGCCGATTAGCAAAGCTTCTGCGAATCAGAGAGCAGGCAGAGCTGGAAGAGTAGCTCCAGGAAAGTGCTTTCGACTGTACACAGCTTGGGCTTACCAACACGAACTCGAAGACAATACCGTGCCTGAAATTCAGAGGATCAATCTAG GAAATGCCGTGCTGACCCTGAAAGCTCTGGGAATAAACGATTTAGTCCATTTCGACTTCCTGGATCCTCCGCCGCATGAAACGTTGGTCTTAGCTTTAGAACAGCTATACGCGTTGGGAGCTTTGAATCATCGCGGAGAATTAACGAAACTGGGTCGAAGAATGGCTGAATTTCCGCTAGATCCTATGATGGCGAAGATGTTGCTGGCTAGCGAACAATATCGCTGCTCGGAGGAAGTAGCCACGATAGCTGCCATGTTATCTGTGAACGGAGCCATATTCTACAGGCCTAAGGACAAGATCATTCACGCAGACACGGCTCGAAAGAATTTCCATGTGCCTGGTGGCGATCATTTGACTTTATTGAACGTGTACAATCAGTGGCAGCAAAGTGATTTTAGTACTCATTGGTGTTACGAGAATTTCATTCAACATCGATCAATGAAAAGAGCTAGAGATGTTAGAGAGCAATTAGTCGGATTGATGCAGCGAGTCGAGATGGAACTTGTGTCGGGTATCACGGAAACGCTGAATATCAGGAAG GCTATCACAGCAGGATATTTCTATCACGTGGCAAGATTGTCAAAAGGAGGTCACTATAAAACTGCAAAACATAATCAGACGGTTTCCATTCACCCTAATAGCTCGTTATTTCAAGAGCTGCCGCGTTGGTTACTTTATCATGAGTTGGTTTTCACTACAAAGGAATTTATGAGACAA GTGACAGAGATCGAAAGCAAGTGGCTTTTGGAGGTAGCACCTCATTATTACAAACCAAAAGAACTAGAAGATTCTACGAATAAAAAAATGCCGAAAGTTGCAGGACGATCGCACCCAGACGGAACCTACTAA